CGCCGCTGCTGCAAAGGTCTCCGATTTCATTTTATCAAAGAGATCCTCCGGCCGCGTCTGTGTCGTCCGTCCGCACCAGGTGGCGAATGTGCGGCAGAACTGCTGCTCGAACCTGTCAAACCACCTCTCGATGCACTTGCTCTGCGGATGGTATGGGATCGCAAACGACACGCCCACACCCAGCAGGGCATATAATCCGGCCGTCACCTCCTCATCCAGCCGCAGCCCCTGCAGTTTGCGGCGCTGCTTGGTGACGCCCGTAAACATCTCGCAGTCGTAGTCCTTGCCGTTGTCGATCTTGACCGACTCCGGCAGCCCCCACTGCCGGCATCCGGCCCGGAAGGCCTGCAGGATCGTCGTGCTGCTGGGCTGCTCGCTGATTACCCAGCCGACGATTGTGCGGCTCCTCATATCCTGCCAGGCCGTAATCCACGGCCGCACCCATCGCCCGTTCGCTCGCACCCATACATCGCACTGATGATGATCACCGACCCAGACCGCCCCGGGTGCAATGCTCTCCGGGTCCGTCTTGAGATACGGCGCATACTTGGCCTCATACGCCGCGCGTCCGTCCCGATGCAGCACCTGCACCGGCATTGGGATCCGCTCGTTAATCAGCTGCTGCATCCGCCGCAGCGATGGAATCGTCCAGCCGCGATGCTGGCTTTGATTCAGGTAGCACAGGTTCCGCCAGCACATCGCCGCCGACGGCTTCTGTTCCACCAGATACATCCGGCAGAACTCCTCCCAGGCCTCCGGACTGATCTCCGCCTCCGCCGCCCGCCGGCTTCGCCCATCCGCCAGCCCGGCCGGTCCCAGCGTCCGAAGCTGTCTGCGCCACCAATAAAGCGTCCGCAGCGGGATCTGCATCTTGGCGGCAAATTGTTCAGCCGCCGCCGTCCGGCTGATCCGCAGCGATTCGGCGTGGGCCACAAACAAATCCATCTCCCGCAGGATCGCTATTCGCCGCAAAACCGTCTGCCGCTGCACCTCCGGCAGCTCCTCCAGATCCGTTTTCGGGTTTTCTGCGGCGGAGGCCGCCTGCAGGTCCGGATGCGCCGTCGACGGAATCCGCCAACTGCGTCCGGATTTATAGGCCCCCGGAAGCCGGCCTGCTTCACACAGCCGTCGGATCTGACCCTGGCTCTTTTTCAGCCGTTCTGCTGCTTGTTGTATTGTCCAATCCATTTTTTTTCAGCTTTGCCGTCACAATGCTTTTGACGGCATTTAAGACGACTTGAATCAATTCCACCATTGCCGCCAATTCGATCCGCAGGGCCTTATCCAGATTTTCAGCGCTGACTTCAACGGCATAGTCTCCCTGACCGAATTTCAGAACCGGCCCTTCGTCATCCGCCTTCGGACTTTCCGGCGGCAGGGGCGTCATCAAAACCCATTGGCCGCTGTCGGTCGGCACCGGCACGTTATGCACCAAATCATACGGCAGATATTGATGCACAATCCATCTGCCGCTCATTCCGGGCGTCTGCATCAGGATGGCCCCCTTTTGGCAGTCAAAGCACCAGCCCTGCACCAGCCGCCAGGTGCGTCCCTTTGCCTGATAGGGCTCATGCACGACCGGATAGGGCAGATACCGATAGCAGTGGGGGCAGATGCCCCCTTGTACATATTTGGCCTCTTGCGTCTCCTGCTTAGGCATTATCATTCTCCTCAGCAGGCCCGCCGGGGGCTGTGCGGCATCGCTTTCTTCGGCGGTTCACAGCCGGACCGCCGGGAGGCGGTCTTCGGACCCTGGCGGGCGGTTTGAGTTAATTCCAGATTGCTTCCGCAGCAGATGGTCTTAACAAACCGATGCGGCTGCGGATTGGTGTTATAATCGCCGATCGGCAGATGATTTTTTTGGCTGCAGTAGGGACACTCAAAGACCAAAAACTGCAGACCTCGCCGCCGACGTACCGATGCATGGACTTTCCTAAGCGGCATGAGTCCCTCCTTTCGCTCCATGAGTCCCTCCTTTCGCTCTGGGGAAAAACGACCGGGTGGTGAAGGAGGAAGCCCCGCCCGGTCGCCAGGAGTGAAGAACCTTTAAAAAGCAGGCGGGGAGGGAGTCCAATGCAGCGGCCCCACCCGCTTCGGAGGAGGATGAGGACGAATACAGCCGGCCCCGCTTTGGAGCGGGTCCGGCTGTACGAGGGGACAGATGGGAGGGTGGCATCTGTCCGGAAAGGAGAAAACATCGGATCGGATCAGCCGACAACTCGCGGCCTGCTCGATCGAAAGATTTCGCGTTTTTTATGAACATATTTTCTCTGTAGGCCGCAGGCCTTTCTCAAAAACTTTCTTTTAAAGCGGACTGCCGCCGAAACGGCAGCCCGCCGAAATACTCAGCCGGTCGCCTCCGGCTGCGATTCTCGGAAAACTTGAAACTCGCCATCCAATTCCCGCTGCTTGGCGTTCAGGATTGGGGAGAAATCTCCCGCCTCCAGGGATTTTTCCAGCAGGAAAATGCCAGATGACATCAGAGTTTTTAGGGAATAGCCAGTCAATTTCTTCATCCTTCGGGCTGTTTCGGAAGCGATGGGAGTGAGCATCTGTCCGACCCTTGTTCGGTGGGATGAGTGTCGTCGATTTTTCCTATTTGTGACCATAATCTGCACCCTATTCTATCTTTCGGGAAAAGTCAACATAAAAAATTAGCTATTTGGATTATTTTTTAATTCAGATGCAGTAAAAAATATTCTAATGCCTTAGGAAATAAAGATTTGCATTTGCACAAAAAAAATGCTATACTCTAAAAAAAATATGGCTAAGAAACGATATACCATGCATTTTACCGATGTCACGCTTCGGATGATTCAGTCTCTGGAGAAGCGTGGATACATGATTCGGCAGATTGTCAATGCCGGCGTGGTCTTATTCCATCAGGCGGATATGGCCAAACGCGGCCAGGCGACTGCCATCGCCCACGGCATGCTCAAAGAAGAGCTCTGCGACATCCTTGAGCAAATCCAGGAAACCGTGGAATGGATGGAAAGCATCAAACAAAAAGAAGAGGTCTTTACCCGGGAAGAAATCGAACTCGCTCAAAAAATCAAATCCATACAAAAACAGCCAAAAGGACCGGTCTCTGGGGTCCGGAGGAGAGATTACAGGGATCGGTGTTTTCATTTTTTGCTTGGGGTGGTTGATTTTTTTTGCATCCCTTTCTCGGGGGTATTGGGAATCCATCTGGGTCCCGATTGCCGGAGCTTTTTTGACTGCAGCCGGACGGTTGCTGCGGCATCTGGATCAGATCGAAAGAACTTTAAAAAAATTTTTAGAAAAAAACTTGACAGATAAAACACAGTAGCCGATAGTAAAAACAGCAATACTAAACCGGTCGCCTCCGGAGATGCTCTGTCTGGAGGCGTCCGGTTTTTTGGTCAGATGCCTCCAAAAAAGGATTTAAATTTTTGGAAAGGAATCCGCCATGAAATATTTTGCAGTCCTCCTCCTCCCCTTTTTCATCGGCTGTTCCGGCGGCAGCGGTGAATTTGCCGCCGGCGCAGCGGCCGGCGGGGCCCTCACCGGGGCCCTGGCTGTCTATCAGCAGCACCAGCAGGACCTGGCCGCCCGCTACGAGCAGGCCCTCAAAGAGCAGGAGCAGGCCGTTACGCTCACCGAGCAGCAGGCCGCCAAGCTCAAAGCCGAGGCCCTGCAAAAAGAGCTGCAGGAGACCCAGAAGAAGGTCATATTGCTGGAAACAGCCAAAACAGCCGTTGACTCCTCCGCTTCCGTCGATTGGACCGGCCCGCAGGCGGTCAGCGGATTTACCACCGCCGCCTCCGTCCTGTTGGCCTCGTACCTTTTGAGCCGCAAAAAAAGTAAATCATGGAGACGCCGCTGAATCTGCAAACCTGTGACATCCTCCTGTGCTCCGGCAGCAGCCGGCTCAGCCGCCGCATCAAGACCTATAATCATCTGGTCGGCGCAACCGGCACAGCCGCTTCCATCAGCCATGTCGCTCTGGCGGCATCCGGCGGATCAGCCGTCTTTGAGGCCACCACGCTCAACCGCTGGGCCGGCAAATCCGGCGTCCAGATCAACCCCTTCGATAACTGGCTGTCCCATTATCCGGGTTCCGTTTGGGTCCGCCGGCTTCATTTTCTCCGACCGCCTGAATTTGAAAACAAAGCATCCGATGTCATGCAGGGCCTGATCGGTCTGCCCTATGAGCACGGCATCCCCGGGGCTTTTGAGCTGCTTTTGTGCGGCATCAAGTGGACCTGGTTCTGCCGTCTGATCGATCGGGATCGGCGGCTGCAGACCGTGGAACTGCATTGCACCGAGGCCGCCGCACGCGTCCTCCAGCGGCTCGGGCTGATGCATCAAATCGATCGAAAAGGACAGTTTGTTTATCCCAATAAGCTGCCGCCTTTTCAATGGTGGCCGGGTGGACGCGTCGAAACCCTATTCCGCAGTTTTATCCGGATCGAAGAACCAGTCCGAATCCAGTGAAGGAAATTTTATGAATTGGTCCATCTTAGCAACGGTCATCAGCGCGGCGGCGGGCATTATCAGCGGTTTAATTTTGATGATTCTGACTTCCATCAAGTCCGATCTGCGGGCGATTTCAGCACGAGTCGATCAGCAAGATGCCAAGATTGAGCGGCTGGCGGAAAGAAAGAATGCCTGCAATCAGGATTTTGTCGGCAAGGTGGAGTACATCCGCTCCATCAATTCTCTCGAAGAATCCATGAAGAAAGTTTCCGAGGGGGTCGCGATGCTCAACGGTTCCATGCGGGTTATTGAACAAATGCCGCAAATCTGCGGCCATATCGCCAAAGAAATTGTGAAGGAGATGCGTTATGAATAAGCAGGACCTCATCCGTCAGGCTCGGAATTTAATGCTGCGGTCGCTGGACCGGGTTTATCCCTCGGGGCTTTCCGTCAAGCTGCTCGAGCAGGTAATGTGCACCGTCGACGCCAACTACGGAATTGATTTGATGCGGAAGGACATCGCTTATTTGCTGGAAAAGGGCTACATCGAAATCGTCTCTCTGGATGGGGAGGGAACTTTAGCCGATGTTCGGAAGAATTCGATGGCCGTCATCAAGCTCACGGCAGTCGGGCTTGAAATCGCTCAGAATCTAAAAAGGGACCCGGCCTTGGAGGTCTGATCCGATGCGGACTCGTCGCGTGCACAGTTCGATTGATACGCTGCCGCCGGCCCTGCGTTCGACGCTGACGGCCATGCTCACCGACGGCGTCTGGCCGCCGGACTGGCCCGGCCCGAAGGAGGGCCGCCCCCGCTATGAAGACATGGCCGATTACTGCCGCCGCTGCGGCCATCGCATCAGCCGCTCCGCCATCGGCCGCTGGGCCAAGGGGCTGCTGGCCTATGAGCGGATGCGTTCCGCCGCCCAGATCGCCCGGCAGGTCATGAGCGGTCTTTCGGAGGAAAACGCCTCCGAAACGCAGAAGGCCGCCGCCGAGATTATGACGGCCCAGATCATCGATCTGCTCAGCGCCGAAGAGCTCAGCCCGAAGGAAATCTCCCTGGTCTCCTCGGCCATCCGCGACTGCACGCAGGTCGCCCTCAAGGCCGATCAGTATCTCCGCAGCCGCCTGGCCGAAAAGGCCGCCTCCGCCGAAAAAACCATCGCCAAAGAACTCCGCAAGAAGGTAGACCCGGAGACGCTCAAGATTATCCGCGAACAGATTTACGGGATCGTGCAATGACCGAACCGCTGATCAACCTGCTGCCGTATCAGAAACGCTGGATGCGGGATGACAGCCGCTACAAGATTGCGCTGCAGGCCCGCCAGACCGGCAAATCCTTTATGGCCTCGCTGGAGGCGGTCGATCAGGTTTATCAGACCGGCGAAACCTGGGTGCTGCTGTCGCGCGGCGAGCGGCAGAGCCGCGAGCTGATGGAGAAGGCCGCCCAGCACGCCCGCGCCTACGCCCTCGGCATCTCCGCCGTTGACGAAGAGCGGTTCCGGGGCGATGAAAACGAATACAAAATGCTCGCCATCCATTTTCCAAACGGCGGCCGCATCATCGGCCTGCCCGCCAACCCCGATACAGCGCGTGGTTTCTCCGCGCATGTCGTGCTCGATGAGTTCGCCCTGCACAAAGACAGCCACAAAATCTGGACGGCGCTCTACGGCTCCATCACACGCGGCTACAAGATTCGGATTCTCTCCACCCCGATGGGCAAGCAGAATAAGTTTTATTCGCTCTGGACGGGCAATCAGCCCTACAGCCGTCATTTTGTGGACATCTACACCGCCGTCCGCGAAGGGCTGAAGGTCGATATTGAGGCCCTCCGCAGCGGACTGGATGACCCGGACGCCTGGGCCCAGGAATACGAATGCAAATTCATCGACGAAGCAACCGCCTTTTTGACCTACGAACTGATCTCCGCCTGCGAAATCGAGCAGGCGGCTCTGGAGTCCGCCGATCTTTCCGCCGGCGGCGAGTATTACGCCGGCATCGACATCGGCCGCAAACGCGACCTGACGATCCTGTGGCTCCTCGAAAAAGTCGGCGATGTCTATTGGACCCGGCGTGTACAGGTCCTTGAAAAGACTCCCTTCCCGATGCAGGCGGAGCTGCTGGCCGAGACGATTCGCCGCCTGCGGCCGCGCCGCGTCTGCGTGGACTATACCGGCATGGGCGGCCCGATCTGTGAGCAGCTGCAGAAGCTCTTCGGCTCTTCGCGGATCGAACCGGTCACGTTTACGCCGTCCGTTAAGGAGTCGATGGCTGTCCGCGTCCGCCAAATCTTTGAGGACCGCCGCATCCGCATCCCGATCGACAACGCCGTCCGCAATGACCTGCACGCCGTCCGCAAAATCGTCACCGCCGCCGGCAACATCCGCTACGACGCCGAGCATACCGCCGACGGCCATTCCGACCGGTTCTGGGCACTGGCACTGGCGCTGGAGGCCTCAGACGCCGGCGCCGTCAAACCCATGTGTTATGTGAGTCGGAGGGCCTGATGAAGTTATTTAAATCCATCGAGCGTTTGTTCAGTCGCACCAAGAGCAGCACGTCTTTCGCTCGGCTGCTGCGGTCCTCCTTCCGCGATCCCGTCCTGGCCGGCGAGCCCTATCGCCAAGTGGATATCGTCTTTGCCTGCGTCAACAAGATCTTGACGACGCTCACCGCCCGCAACGTCCCGTTGGTCTTAAGCACCATCGACGATCAGATTGTCGAGGACGGCCCGATTTATGATTATCTGTTCCGCAATCCGGCTATGTCCTTCGACCGGCTGGCCGCCGACTGGCTGGGCAACTACATCCTCTTCTGCGATGTATTCTTTGTCTTCGACGACCCCATCCGTGAGGACAGTCCCTTTGAAATTGTCGCCGGTCCCCGCATGCGGGAGATTGTCAATCCGGGCGGCACGCTGGTCGGCTGGGAATGGATCGATGATTTCGGCCGCATCCGCCGCGTTGCTCCGTCTCAGGTCTATCAGACCCGCAACTTCAATCCGTACAATCGCTGGCACGGTCTGGGCCCGCTGGGGCCCTGCGACAACGCCCTGCAGTACTGCTATGCCCTGATCCTCCGCAACCGCACGGCCCTTCGCAACGGCGCTGAGCCGGGCGTCATCCTTCAAACACCGGCCGGTGTTAAACTCGAGCCGGAGGAGATCACAGAGATTCTGTCGGCCTTCGACAGCCGCTACGCCGGCGAGGACAAGGTGTTGAGCACGGTCCTCCTGACCGGCGGCATCGAGGCCAAGACGCTCACGCTCAAGATGGTCGACCTGCAGGCCGCCGAAATCGACCAGAAGCAGGCCTGCCGCATCGCCGCCGCATTCAACGTCCCGCCGCAGCTGATCGGGCTGGTGCCTGAGTCGCAATATTCCGGCGGGCCGGCCATGCGGGATTTCGTGTTTAATTCCTGCATGCCGCTTTCGCAGCTGTTTGCCTGGACCCTCACCGACGCTCTCATCAGCCGCTTCTACCGAAGCCAGGTTCACTCCCGGTCAGTGCTCGAGTCGGGCACCTGGCGTCATCTGCGGAATCTCTCGCAGAAAGAGTCCTATCGGCTCTGCCGCATCAAGGCCGCCCAGTCCGGCCGGCCGGTCTTCGCTTGGTTCGATTGGGATCAGCACCCGGTCGTCGCCGAAACGCGGATGGACTGGACCAAGAAAGTCATTGAGCTCAGCCGTGACGGCATCCCGCTCGAACAGATTATCCGGGCCTATGACCTGCCGTTTGATCTGGAGGCGATGCCGCATGCCAAATACTGGTGGATCAACTGGATGTCGCTGGCGCCGGCCCAGTGGGTCCTCGAGGCCGGTCCGCAGGGCATCGCCGCCACAGGCCCGGCCTATACACCGGAGGAGGAGCCGCAAAAGCAGACCGTCCGCTCCGCCGACCCGGCCGAGGAACTGGTCCGCAAAGAGCAGGCTGACCGGCTCTGGAAGGACTATGTGCAGTCCTGGCTGCCGCTGGAAAAAGAGATGCAGGCGGCCCTTCGCAGCTTCTTCCTGCGGCAGCGCCGCGAGCTCACAAGCCGCCTGCAGGAGGCCCTCTCGGGCAAAAAGGACGACCCGCAATCGCCGCCGACGACGGAGATTCTCGCCCGCGTCGTGCTCGATCTGAAAAAGGAAAACGGCCGGCTGCAGCTGATCAACCGCACCTTCTTTGAGCGGGCCGCCCGTATCGGTGCGGAAGGACTCCTGAAGTCCTCCGGCCTCTCGGCCGAGGAGGCCGCCCGCCGCGCCGAGTCCGCCTGCCAGCGGCAGATGGTGCGCGGCGCGCTGCTGCACAGCAGCCGCAACATCACCGGCATCAATCAAACCACGCAGGCCGCCGTCAGCCGCACGCTCCGGGAGGGATTGGAGGCCGGCGAAGGACTCGGCGAGTTAACCAACCGCCTCCGCTCCGTTTTAGACGGCTCGCTGGCGAGGGCCCAGCGCATCGCCCGCACGCAGGTGGCCGGGGCCGTGAGCACCGGCCGCTTTGCCGGCATGCAGGAGGCCGGCATTGAAAAGAAATCATGGCTCACCGCCCGCGATGAAGCCGTCCGCGACGCCCATCGCAGGGCCGAAGAGATGTATCGCGACGGCATCCCGCTTAATCAGCCGTTTCTGGTCAACGGCGAGCCGCTGATGTATCCGGGCGACCCGAGCGGCTCAGCCGGCAACATCATCAACTGCCGCTGCGTCCTGATGGCCCTTTACGGGCGCAGCCAATCCATAGGAGACTCCCATGCCGTTTGATCTGAATCCGCAAAAACTTAAACACCTCCACGCCTACATTCGCGAAGACGAAAAGGCTGTCGAT
This genomic stretch from Anaerohalosphaeraceae bacterium harbors:
- a CDS encoding DNA-binding domain-containing protein codes for the protein MDWTIQQAAERLKKSQGQIRRLCEAGRLPGAYKSGRSWRIPSTAHPDLQAASAAENPKTDLEELPEVQRQTVLRRIAILREMDLFVAHAESLRISRTAAAEQFAAKMQIPLRTLYWWRRQLRTLGPAGLADGRSRRAAEAEISPEAWEEFCRMYLVEQKPSAAMCWRNLCYLNQSQHRGWTIPSLRRMQQLINERIPMPVQVLHRDGRAAYEAKYAPYLKTDPESIAPGAVWVGDHHQCDVWVRANGRWVRPWITAWQDMRSRTIVGWVISEQPSSTTILQAFRAGCRQWGLPESVKIDNGKDYDCEMFTGVTKQRRKLQGLRLDEEVTAGLYALLGVGVSFAIPYHPQSKCIERWFDRFEQQFCRTFATWCGRTTQTRPEDLFDKMKSETFAAAAPTLEEFRSQAETYIQIYNRTAHQGRGMDGKSPLEVIQQRSVRRVTAEGVLDLMCRCWSGLLTVGKNGIRIRGLDYGAAEPALLAWQGKKVRAAWDPEDLTKVWVYEPNTYKLICIAEQWKMVAYGGADDAALRQARAMQAKAKRLVKQAAPAARTAAMDLTTLTLAAMQARTRPMPEPEKPVIRPVATVMDGQVREHQRMAQIKQVRRAAGGEAIHYVADLQIEYDTMRAEPKPLPTLEIEAGAEQEKMHLNWD
- a CDS encoding DUF3486 family protein, which produces MRTRRVHSSIDTLPPALRSTLTAMLTDGVWPPDWPGPKEGRPRYEDMADYCRRCGHRISRSAIGRWAKGLLAYERMRSAAQIARQVMSGLSEENASETQKAAAEIMTAQIIDLLSAEELSPKEISLVSSAIRDCTQVALKADQYLRSRLAEKAASAEKTIAKELRKKVDPETLKIIREQIYGIVQ
- a CDS encoding terminase family protein, which encodes MTEPLINLLPYQKRWMRDDSRYKIALQARQTGKSFMASLEAVDQVYQTGETWVLLSRGERQSRELMEKAAQHARAYALGISAVDEERFRGDENEYKMLAIHFPNGGRIIGLPANPDTARGFSAHVVLDEFALHKDSHKIWTALYGSITRGYKIRILSTPMGKQNKFYSLWTGNQPYSRHFVDIYTAVREGLKVDIEALRSGLDDPDAWAQEYECKFIDEATAFLTYELISACEIEQAALESADLSAGGEYYAGIDIGRKRDLTILWLLEKVGDVYWTRRVQVLEKTPFPMQAELLAETIRRLRPRRVCVDYTGMGGPICEQLQKLFGSSRIEPVTFTPSVKESMAVRVRQIFEDRRIRIPIDNAVRNDLHAVRKIVTAAGNIRYDAEHTADGHSDRFWALALALEASDAGAVKPMCYVSRRA
- a CDS encoding phage portal protein; the encoded protein is MKLFKSIERLFSRTKSSTSFARLLRSSFRDPVLAGEPYRQVDIVFACVNKILTTLTARNVPLVLSTIDDQIVEDGPIYDYLFRNPAMSFDRLAADWLGNYILFCDVFFVFDDPIREDSPFEIVAGPRMREIVNPGGTLVGWEWIDDFGRIRRVAPSQVYQTRNFNPYNRWHGLGPLGPCDNALQYCYALILRNRTALRNGAEPGVILQTPAGVKLEPEEITEILSAFDSRYAGEDKVLSTVLLTGGIEAKTLTLKMVDLQAAEIDQKQACRIAAAFNVPPQLIGLVPESQYSGGPAMRDFVFNSCMPLSQLFAWTLTDALISRFYRSQVHSRSVLESGTWRHLRNLSQKESYRLCRIKAAQSGRPVFAWFDWDQHPVVAETRMDWTKKVIELSRDGIPLEQIIRAYDLPFDLEAMPHAKYWWINWMSLAPAQWVLEAGPQGIAATGPAYTPEEEPQKQTVRSADPAEELVRKEQADRLWKDYVQSWLPLEKEMQAALRSFFLRQRRELTSRLQEALSGKKDDPQSPPTTEILARVVLDLKKENGRLQLINRTFFERAARIGAEGLLKSSGLSAEEAARRAESACQRQMVRGALLHSSRNITGINQTTQAAVSRTLREGLEAGEGLGELTNRLRSVLDGSLARAQRIARTQVAGAVSTGRFAGMQEAGIEKKSWLTARDEAVRDAHRRAEEMYRDGIPLNQPFLVNGEPLMYPGDPSGSAGNIINCRCVLMALYGRSQSIGDSHAV